A genomic window from Caballeronia sp. SBC1 includes:
- the ureE gene encoding urease accessory protein UreE, translating into MRTIDKRIEAKLAAPLIKRAPTLTLPFDDRCKSRLAATLDNGEEVALVLPRGTVLRDGDMLVADDGGLVRVIAAPQDVLVVHAHDPITLTRAAYHLGNRHTPVEVAAGQLKLEADPVLEDMLKRLGAHVDHVTAPFQPETGAYGGGHKHGHDETFVEDYALAQKVFDEHHGHAHDHGHAHGAGHDHGDHSQCSHEGHDHDHDHGHAHR; encoded by the coding sequence ATGCGCACGATCGACAAACGTATTGAAGCGAAACTTGCCGCACCGCTGATCAAACGCGCGCCTACGCTCACTCTTCCCTTCGATGACCGTTGCAAGAGCCGTCTGGCCGCTACGCTGGATAACGGTGAAGAAGTGGCGCTGGTGCTGCCGCGAGGCACGGTGCTGCGCGATGGCGACATGCTGGTCGCCGACGACGGTGGCCTGGTGCGCGTGATTGCAGCTCCGCAGGACGTGCTGGTTGTGCACGCCCACGATCCCATTACGCTGACGCGCGCCGCGTACCACTTGGGCAATCGCCACACGCCGGTCGAAGTGGCCGCGGGACAGTTGAAACTGGAAGCTGATCCGGTGCTGGAAGACATGCTGAAGCGTCTGGGCGCGCATGTGGATCACGTGACGGCGCCGTTCCAGCCGGAGACGGGCGCGTATGGCGGCGGTCACAAGCATGGGCATGACGAAACGTTTGTAGAGGACTACGCGCTCGCGCAAAAGGTCTTCGATGAACATCACGGGCACGCGCACGATCACGGACACGCGCACGGCGCAGGCCACGACCACGGCGACCATTCGCAGTGCAGCCACGAAGGCCACGATCACGATCACGACCACGGTCATGCGCATCGCTGA